The Patescibacteria group bacterium genomic interval AAAGTCCAAACTTTCAACTTTACAGGCTTTAAAGACTTTCAATTTTATTACCATATGCCTAGAGTAAAACGCGGCGTCATGCATGCCAAAAGACGAAAAAACTTATTAAAAACCACCAAAGGTTTTGAACGAGGCCGCAAAAAGCTAATCAAACTGGCCAAAACCGCCTCCATTAAAGCCGGCGCTAACGCTTTACGCGACAGGCGCGCCAAGAAACGAACAACCCGCACCCTCTGGCAAATCCAGCTTAATGCGGCTGTCCGCGAATACGGCTTGTCCTATTCCAAATTCATCGCCGGCCTCAAAAAAGCCAAAATTGATTTGGATCGCAAAGTGCTGGCTCAACTGGCCCAGAAAGAACCGGCGGTCTTTGCCAAAATTGTGGAAAAAGTTAAATAAAAAAAGTAGGTCGCTCCGATATTGCATCGGGGCGATTTTTTTATAACGCAAATATTATTCTGACAAAAAACCGTGTCAGACAATGCCGACACGGCGTAAAGAACAAAAAAATTCAACAACTCATAAAGAAAGAGTTAAAAATCAAACTTCCGGAAAAGACAGACGCGCAAATCAAAACTCGGTCTGCTGTGTTTGTGATTTTC includes:
- the rplT gene encoding 50S ribosomal protein L20; translated protein: MPRVKRGVMHAKRRKNLLKTTKGFERGRKKLIKLAKTASIKAGANALRDRRAKKRTTRTLWQIQLNAAVREYGLSYSKFIAGLKKAKIDLDRKVLAQLAQKEPAVFAKIVEKVK